One genomic region from Vicia villosa cultivar HV-30 ecotype Madison, WI unplaced genomic scaffold, Vvil1.0 ctg.002896F_1_1, whole genome shotgun sequence encodes:
- the LOC131640024 gene encoding uncharacterized protein LOC131640024: MSQQSNDESPVSDSATPEESSNPNRVLKVVPLRTISSDEVKVTKPKTTHAKRPNEGIHNNGTKSSASSTMEELTKEGSKYVDSAITRIVTRILKENHQVPGISIPLQTIMVDPLNNTSKAEAVHTVDSDLEINKDEQWVTKNTNVTKDVNDIDNNKHPKANTETDTNVVDLEEYSDDKLLTSLNPSVAYRLMTRRKGKDVVQGSPKGSTQVNNPAKDTVRKKSTSAGPVKSKVVTKSKGVGPSKSWSRVIPKKRKEREIVEPKYDVEVNVPDIPSRKKSTTSKLAASTPEVPIDNVSFHYASSVSRWKYVLQKRLAVERELAPNALENKEVLELIQEAGLLKTMCNLPKCYEKLVKEFVVNLSEDCGNSRSVDYRKVFVRGKCVSFSPSVINKFLGRTDEAQTELEVTDNQVCQVIIAKMVKSWPMKEKLTASKLSIKYAMLHKIGAANWVPTNHKSTILTVLDRFLYVVGTKAKFDYGEYIFDQTMKHAGSISIKGPIAFPSLLSCIILDQYSNILNEHDVVCERESPLAFHYKLFQGKHVPDIVMTSAETSKSGASVSKAEVIAILKETCKELESRKMSLEQMIRTLEMDENEEFADTEEMEDKDDQELEE; encoded by the coding sequence ATGTCTCAGCAATCGAATGATGAATCTCCCGTTTCAGACTCAGCAACAccggaagagtcctctaaccctaATAGGGTCCTTAAGGTTGTCCCTTTAAGGACGATTAGCAGTGACGAAGTAAAGGTCACAAAGCCTAAAACGACTCATGCAAAACGACCCAATGAGGGTATTCACAACAATGGTACCAAATCTTCAGCATCTTCTACCATGgaggaacttactaaagaaggatCCAAATATGTCGATAGCGCAATTACCAGGATTGTTACTCGTATTCTGAAGGAGAATCATCAAGTGCCTGGAATATCTATTCCTCTTCAAACCATAATGGTTGATCCCCTCAATAACACCAGTAAGGCTGAGGCTGTTCACACCGTTGATAGTGACCTAGAAATCAACAAGGATGAACAATGGGTTACTAAGAATACCAATGTCACAAAGGATGTCAATGACATTGACAATAATAAGCACCCTAAGGCCAATACTGAAACTGACACTAATGTGGTAGACTTAGAAGAGTACTCTGACGACAAATTACTTACCTCCTTGAATCCGAGTGTAGCCTACAGGCTAATGACAAGAAGAAAAGGCAAAGATGTTGTTCAAGGATCACCAAAAGGGAGCACTCAAGTGAACAACCCTGCCAAAGACACTGTCAGGAAGAAGAGTACTTCTGCAGGTCCTGTCAAGAGCAAAGTTGTTACCAAGAGTAAAGGGGTTGGTCCTTCAAAATCTTGGAGCAGGGTcattccaaagaaaagaaaagagcggGAAATTGTTGAACCTAAATATGATGTTGAAGTAAATGTCCCTGACATTCCATCAAGGAAGAAGTCTACAACCAGTAAGCTTGCTGCTAGCACCCCTGAAGTTCCCATTGATAATGTGTCCTTCCACTATGCCTCTAGTGTCAGCAGATGGAAATATGTTCTCCAAAAGAGATTGGCTGTTGAAAGGGAATTGGCTCCAAATGCTCTTGAAAACAAGGAGGTCTTAGAGCTGATTCAAGAAGCTGGACTGCTAAAAACTATGTGCAATCTTCCCAAATGTTATGAGAAGCTGGTCAAAGAATTTGTGGTAAACCTATCTGAAGATTGTGGCAATAGCAGAAGTGTAGACTATAGAAAGGTGTTTGTAAGAGGTAAGTGTGTATCTTTCTCTCCTTCTGTGATTAATAAATTCTTGGGAAGAACAGATGAAGCTCAAACCGAGCTGGAAGTAACAGACAACCAAGTCTGTCAAGTGATCATAGCCAAGATGGTAAAAAGCTGGCCCATGAAAGAGAAGCTAACTGCAAGTAAGCTGAGCATCAAGTATGCAATGCTTCACAAAATAGGAGCAGCTAATTGGGTTCCAACAAATCACAAGTCCACTATCTTAACTGTGCTTGATAGATTTTTGTATGTTGTAGGAACAAAGGCAAAATTTGATTATGGAGAATATATTTTTGACCAAACCATGAAGCATGCTGGAAGCATCAGTATTAAGGGTCCAATCGCCTTTCCATCCCTCTTGAGTTGTATAATTTTGGATCAATATTCAAACATTCTCAATGAACATGATGTAGTGTGCGAAAGAGAAAGTCCCTTGGCTTTCCATTACAAACTGTTTCAAGGAAAGCATGTTCCAGACATTGTCATGACATCAGCTGAAACTTCCAAATCTGGAGCATCAGTCAGTAAAGCAGAAGTCATAGCAATACTAAAAGAGACTTGCAAAGAACTGGAATCTAGAAAAATGTCTCTTGAACAAATGATACGTACTCTGGAAATGGATGAGAATGAGGAGTTTGCAGATACTGAAGAGATGGAAGATAAAGATGATCAAGAATTAGAAGAATAA